From one Brevibacterium sp. 'Marine' genomic stretch:
- the pcaG gene encoding protocatechuate 3,4-dioxygenase subunit alpha, with product MTDTPTTPDLTPTPGQTVGPFYGYALPFDHDNELVPPGSARAVQLTGTVYDGAGDRVPDAILEIWQPDEHGVVPRETGSLRRNGFTFTGFGRAAVDPEGEFSFSTVDPGPTEAGKAPFISVVIFARGLLNRLFTRIYLPEDTAALAADPLLSSLDEDERARLIAARGADGSLHFDIRLQGEEETPFLRFPSHED from the coding sequence ATGACTGACACTCCCACGACCCCTGATCTCACTCCGACCCCGGGCCAGACCGTCGGCCCGTTCTACGGCTATGCGCTGCCGTTCGATCACGACAATGAGCTCGTCCCGCCCGGCTCGGCTCGCGCCGTGCAGCTGACCGGAACCGTCTATGACGGAGCCGGCGACCGGGTCCCCGATGCCATCCTCGAGATCTGGCAGCCCGATGAGCACGGCGTCGTCCCCCGAGAGACAGGCTCGCTTCGCCGCAACGGCTTCACCTTCACCGGCTTCGGCCGCGCCGCCGTCGACCCGGAAGGCGAGTTCAGCTTCTCCACGGTCGATCCCGGCCCCACCGAGGCGGGCAAGGCACCCTTCATCAGCGTCGTCATCTTCGCTCGGGGTCTGCTCAACCGACTGTTCACCCGCATCTATCTGCCCGAGGACACCGCGGCCCTGGCCGCCGACCCGCTGCTGTCCTCCCTCGACGAGGACGAGCGCGCCCGCCTCATCGCCGCTCGGGGGGCTGACGGATCGCTGCACTTCGACATACGGTTGCAGGGTGAGGAGGAAACTCCCTTCCTCCGTTTCCCCAGCCATGAGGACTGA
- the pcaH gene encoding protocatechuate 3,4-dioxygenase subunit beta gives MSQHQSSDTDDQTVKGPDDAAESQATLSAEIDGIEAQYTQDVAGGKKPETQPRLDYRPYRSSILRHPTKDPRHTDPETIELFSPAFGHRDIGTLESDLTIQADGEPIGERIRVTGRVLDGEGRPVRGQLVEIWQANSAGRYIHKRDQHPAPIDPNFTGVGRTLTDDDGSYSFTTIKPGPYPWKNHHNAWRPAHIHFSLFGSEFTQRMITQMYFPGDPLFALDPIYQSITDQKARDRLVATYDHNITEHEFLMGYNWDIVLTGANRTWMEEEDDD, from the coding sequence ATGAGTCAGCACCAGTCCTCGGACACCGACGATCAGACCGTGAAAGGCCCCGACGACGCCGCCGAATCCCAGGCGACGCTGTCCGCCGAGATCGACGGCATCGAAGCGCAGTACACACAGGACGTCGCCGGCGGCAAGAAGCCCGAGACCCAGCCGCGCCTGGACTACCGGCCCTACCGGTCATCGATCCTGCGCCACCCGACAAAAGATCCCCGCCACACCGACCCCGAGACGATCGAGCTCTTCTCCCCCGCCTTCGGGCACCGGGACATCGGCACCCTCGAATCCGACCTGACGATCCAGGCCGACGGAGAACCCATCGGCGAGCGCATCCGCGTCACGGGCCGGGTCCTCGACGGCGAAGGACGCCCCGTGCGGGGTCAGCTCGTCGAGATCTGGCAGGCGAACTCGGCCGGACGCTATATCCACAAACGCGACCAGCACCCGGCCCCGATCGACCCGAACTTCACCGGCGTCGGCCGCACCCTGACCGACGACGACGGCTCCTATTCGTTCACGACGATCAAACCGGGCCCCTACCCGTGGAAGAACCACCACAACGCCTGGCGACCGGCCCACATCCACTTCTCGCTCTTCGGGTCCGAGTTCACGCAGCGGATGATCACCCAGATGTACTTCCCCGGGGACCCGCTCTTCGCGCTCGACCCGATCTACCAGTCGATCACCGACCAAAAGGCCCGAGACCGCCTCGTGGCGACCTATGACCACAACATCACCGAGCACGAATTCCTCATGGGATACAACTGGGACATCGTGCTCACCGGCGCCAACCGGACCTGGATGGAAGAAGAGGACGATGACTGA
- a CDS encoding 4-hydroxybenzoate 3-monooxygenase, which yields MAQLQTDVAIVGAGPAGLMLAHLLHNAGIESVVIDNRSRDDIAHTHRAGILEAGSVRMLEAAGVESRVHSDGHRHDGIDIRVNGSSNHFDFPELVGESVWLYPQNEIFVDLSAARERTGRPTYYSVTDTRLGDIETDRPWVTATTSDGDELRIDARYVVGADGSRGPCRSMIPDGTRQRFFHEYPFAWFGILCEAPPSHEVLIYSRSERGFALISQRSDDVQRMYFQASPDTDVTDWSDDRIWTELQARVDGPDGFELKTGPIFDKTVLPFRSAVTEPMQHGSMFLAGDSAHTVPPTGAKGLNLAFADVAVLAPALISALKDSDAEALAGYSQTATKRVWKAQNFSYQMTRMLHTDPTQDAFETKRSLGELRSILESDHGRRYLAECYTGRPHG from the coding sequence GTGGCACAACTTCAGACAGACGTTGCGATCGTCGGAGCCGGACCCGCGGGACTCATGCTCGCGCACCTGCTGCACAATGCAGGCATCGAATCCGTCGTCATCGACAACCGCAGCCGCGACGACATCGCCCACACCCACCGCGCCGGCATCCTCGAAGCAGGATCGGTGCGCATGCTCGAGGCTGCAGGCGTCGAATCCCGCGTCCACTCGGACGGGCACCGCCACGACGGCATCGACATCCGAGTCAACGGCTCCTCGAACCACTTCGATTTCCCCGAACTCGTCGGCGAATCCGTCTGGCTCTATCCGCAGAACGAGATCTTCGTCGACCTCTCCGCCGCCCGCGAACGGACCGGTCGCCCCACCTATTATTCGGTCACGGACACCCGCCTCGGCGATATCGAAACCGACCGCCCGTGGGTCACCGCGACCACCTCAGACGGCGACGAGCTGCGCATCGACGCCCGCTACGTCGTCGGCGCTGACGGCTCCCGCGGACCGTGCCGCTCGATGATCCCCGACGGCACCCGGCAGCGCTTCTTCCACGAGTACCCATTCGCCTGGTTCGGCATCCTCTGCGAAGCCCCGCCCAGCCACGAAGTCCTCATCTACTCCCGCTCCGAACGCGGCTTCGCACTCATCTCCCAGCGCTCCGATGACGTCCAGCGCATGTACTTCCAGGCCTCCCCCGACACCGACGTGACCGACTGGTCCGACGATCGGATCTGGACCGAACTCCAGGCCCGCGTCGACGGCCCCGACGGCTTCGAACTCAAGACCGGGCCGATCTTCGACAAGACCGTGCTGCCCTTCCGCTCGGCCGTGACCGAGCCGATGCAGCACGGCTCGATGTTCCTCGCCGGCGACAGCGCCCACACCGTCCCACCGACCGGGGCGAAGGGCCTCAACCTCGCCTTCGCCGACGTCGCCGTGCTCGCACCGGCCCTCATCTCGGCGCTCAAGGATTCCGACGCCGAGGCGCTGGCCGGCTATTCGCAGACCGCGACCAAACGCGTCTGGAAGGCTCAGAACTTCTCGTACCAGATGACACGGATGCTCCACACCGACCCGACTCAGGATGCCTTCGAAACGAAACGCAGCCTCGGCGAACTCCGGTCCATCCTCGAATCCGACCACGGTCGCCGCTACCTGGCCGAGTGCTACACCGGCCGGCCCCACGGCTGA
- a CDS encoding SipW-dependent-type signal peptide-containing protein: MTTTKTRSRKFKAILAGGIVLGVGAAVTLAAWTDNEWAEGTFGAGSFNVQGSTNGTDFADHESSDGAAALTFDLDGGNNMSPGDTVAAPFVLRLDGPTSYDSTVALTSAAGGGDNAAALTYAIVQVASVGDCSATAEGTSIVPEGTALDSTAGAADFNLSAGADTATGDPVTLCFQVTAGDSLEQGQNTTAQWGFTATSAE; this comes from the coding sequence GTGACGACAACCAAGACGCGTTCGCGCAAATTCAAAGCCATCCTCGCCGGTGGCATCGTCCTCGGCGTCGGCGCTGCCGTGACGCTGGCGGCCTGGACCGACAATGAGTGGGCTGAAGGCACCTTCGGTGCCGGCTCGTTCAACGTTCAGGGCAGCACCAATGGAACCGACTTCGCCGATCATGAGAGCAGTGACGGTGCCGCGGCCTTGACCTTCGACCTCGACGGCGGGAACAACATGTCGCCCGGCGATACCGTGGCGGCACCTTTCGTGCTGCGCCTCGACGGACCGACGAGCTATGACTCGACCGTCGCTCTCACCTCGGCAGCAGGTGGCGGGGACAACGCTGCGGCGCTGACCTACGCGATCGTTCAGGTCGCCTCGGTAGGGGACTGCTCGGCCACCGCAGAGGGCACGTCGATTGTGCCCGAGGGAACGGCGCTGGACTCGACCGCGGGAGCTGCTGATTTCAACCTCTCCGCGGGCGCAGACACTGCGACCGGCGACCCGGTCACTCTGTGCTTCCAGGTCACTGCCGGCGACTCGCTGGAGCAGGGGCAGAACACCACTGCGCAGTGGGGGTTCACCGCGACCTCGGCTGAATGA
- a CDS encoding SipW-dependent-type signal peptide-containing protein, with product MPFHFSSLRRLFSTGRVPDDARPVSRRQMRARRQLRGRRIKAILAGGLVFGVGATATVAAWTDIESADGSFEAGTFNIELSIDDQWTSTNEMTFDSAPMFPGSKVYAPVFARTSPDTSIAGALTVRGNGIDSLNAMAGALKYRAVTQNISAGDVSGFACGAGNFNGSATYVFGGESSTVALTTANTSTNEPTLEAASASIQAYCFEVSLPSDASTNAQGQSATHTWTFDAESVAPEN from the coding sequence ATGCCTTTCCACTTCTCGTCGCTTCGCAGGCTCTTCTCGACCGGGCGGGTGCCTGATGATGCCCGCCCGGTCAGTCGACGGCAGATGCGCGCGCGGCGCCAGCTGCGAGGCCGCCGCATCAAGGCGATTCTCGCTGGCGGCCTCGTCTTCGGCGTGGGCGCGACGGCCACGGTCGCCGCGTGGACGGACATTGAATCCGCTGACGGGTCGTTCGAGGCCGGGACGTTCAATATCGAGCTGTCGATCGATGATCAGTGGACCAGCACCAATGAGATGACCTTCGATTCCGCGCCGATGTTTCCGGGGTCGAAGGTCTACGCCCCCGTGTTCGCGCGAACCAGTCCAGACACGTCCATCGCTGGTGCACTCACAGTCAGGGGCAACGGAATCGACAGCCTGAACGCCATGGCCGGCGCACTGAAGTATCGGGCGGTGACTCAGAACATTTCCGCAGGCGACGTCTCCGGGTTCGCCTGTGGTGCCGGGAACTTCAACGGCTCGGCGACCTATGTGTTCGGCGGGGAGTCGAGCACCGTGGCATTGACGACTGCGAATACCAGCACCAATGAGCCGACTCTCGAGGCTGCCAGTGCCTCGATCCAGGCCTATTGCTTCGAAGTGAGCCTGCCGAGTGATGCCTCGACCAACGCGCAGGGACAGTCGGCAACTCACACCTGGACGTTCGACGCCGAGTCCGTCGCGCCGGAGAACTGA
- a CDS encoding signal peptidase I: protein MGSWLGGAVLNILAVLGVVCIVLVILSFVFNVSIIMFKTGSMSPTIPAGSASLVREIPAKDMKAGDIVTVDRGEKVLPVTHRVTEIQSIDDSTGAVSFEMKGDANSEKDPDPYTAETVRTVMFSVPGVAPILQQWRNPLLLGGITVAASLLVVWAFWPRREEEDDDALAEATRPRARSPRHAIALPVVVAVAVGGHAVPGTSFAEDVLGAGADHDVSASAETTDDILRMRDYGDVEKMGNLGPGASVKWTVDIWADAPEAGNITVSIGSGVSTEALADSLFIDVRSCKMTEAEAPCPTGSELLASGMLLSELESAADGGRKLLDMDSEDSRRVEVTAALDAEADGQAVAGATAGVRVLAEGLGDEVSTGPGDPGDPSDPSAPDDSDSDGDGSGDLPRTGIDGWQWILLAAFLLVVTGSAIVSRTRKSRVS, encoded by the coding sequence GTGGGTTCATGGCTGGGCGGGGCCGTGCTCAACATCCTCGCTGTTCTCGGCGTGGTCTGCATCGTGCTCGTCATCCTCAGCTTCGTGTTCAACGTGTCGATCATCATGTTCAAGACCGGGTCGATGAGTCCGACGATCCCGGCCGGATCGGCCTCTCTCGTTCGTGAGATCCCCGCAAAGGACATGAAGGCCGGCGACATCGTCACCGTCGATCGCGGTGAGAAGGTCCTGCCGGTGACCCACCGCGTCACCGAGATCCAGAGCATTGACGACTCCACCGGTGCCGTGTCCTTTGAGATGAAGGGCGACGCGAACTCCGAGAAAGACCCTGACCCCTACACCGCCGAGACCGTCCGGACGGTGATGTTCTCCGTCCCCGGGGTCGCTCCTATCCTTCAACAGTGGCGCAATCCGCTCCTGCTCGGCGGCATCACGGTCGCGGCGAGCCTCCTCGTCGTGTGGGCCTTCTGGCCACGCCGAGAAGAGGAAGACGACGACGCCCTCGCCGAGGCAACCCGCCCCCGTGCGCGGTCACCGCGGCATGCCATCGCATTGCCGGTGGTGGTGGCCGTTGCCGTCGGAGGGCACGCAGTGCCGGGGACATCGTTCGCCGAGGATGTCCTCGGCGCAGGTGCGGACCACGACGTGTCCGCGTCGGCAGAAACGACGGACGACATCCTGCGTATGCGTGATTACGGCGATGTCGAGAAGATGGGCAATCTCGGGCCAGGGGCATCGGTGAAATGGACGGTCGATATCTGGGCTGATGCTCCCGAAGCCGGGAATATAACGGTCTCGATCGGGTCTGGAGTGTCGACTGAGGCTTTGGCCGATTCGCTGTTCATCGACGTGCGGTCATGCAAGATGACCGAAGCGGAAGCCCCGTGTCCGACCGGCTCGGAACTGCTGGCCAGCGGGATGTTGCTCAGCGAATTGGAGTCCGCAGCCGACGGAGGGCGCAAGCTGTTGGACATGGACAGCGAGGACTCTCGCCGAGTCGAAGTGACCGCTGCTCTCGACGCCGAGGCCGATGGTCAGGCGGTTGCTGGTGCCACGGCAGGGGTGCGTGTGCTCGCTGAAGGCCTTGGCGACGAGGTCTCGACGGGGCCCGGAGATCCGGGTGACCCCAGTGATCCTTCTGCGCCAGATGATTCTGATTCCGATGGTGACGGATCTGGTGATCTCCCGCGGACCGGAATCGACGGTTGGCAGTGGATTCTGCTCGCTGCGTTCCTGCTCGTGGTCACTGGTTCGGCAATCGTCTCGAGAACGCGGAAATCGAGGGTGTCATGA
- a CDS encoding YeeE/YedE family protein codes for MIITGLIVGLVLGFVLQRGRFCVTGAFRDLSLTGNTRWFSALIVLIAVHSIGLFLLNSFGVISLEATPFPWLASIVGGLIFGFSIVFAGGCATGTYYRAGEGLVGSWFALIFYALFSAVMKLGPLAGFTDGIRSITLDNGTLQASTGLSPWVFVAVISAIAIWLAVHHNRKLKAPMATLPPRKTGLAHLLTEKRWNPFATAVVIGIIATIAWPLSAATGRNSGLGITTPSANLTGFLTTGDTQLIDWGVMLVIGILVGSFIAAKASGEFRVRVPDKGTIIKSIIGGIGMGVGAAIAGGCTVGNAMVSTAQFEYQGWVSMVFMIAGAGIAAKATIKPKQSQVAAPAAESRTV; via the coding sequence ATGATCATCACCGGACTCATCGTCGGCCTCGTCCTCGGATTCGTCCTCCAGCGTGGGCGCTTCTGCGTGACCGGGGCTTTCCGCGACCTCTCCCTGACGGGGAACACGCGCTGGTTCTCAGCCCTCATCGTCCTCATCGCCGTCCACTCCATCGGCTTGTTCCTGCTCAACAGCTTCGGGGTCATCAGTCTTGAGGCCACACCGTTCCCGTGGTTGGCCTCGATCGTCGGCGGACTGATCTTCGGCTTCTCCATCGTCTTCGCCGGAGGCTGTGCGACGGGCACCTATTACCGAGCGGGTGAAGGACTCGTCGGCAGCTGGTTCGCCCTCATCTTCTACGCGCTGTTCTCCGCTGTTATGAAGCTCGGCCCTCTCGCCGGCTTCACCGACGGAATCCGCTCGATCACCCTGGACAACGGCACCCTGCAGGCGAGCACCGGGCTGAGTCCCTGGGTCTTCGTCGCCGTCATCTCAGCGATCGCCATCTGGCTGGCCGTCCATCACAATCGCAAACTCAAGGCCCCGATGGCTACCCTGCCGCCGCGCAAGACCGGCCTGGCGCACCTGCTCACCGAGAAGCGCTGGAACCCCTTCGCCACCGCCGTGGTCATCGGCATCATCGCCACGATCGCCTGGCCGCTCTCTGCCGCCACGGGCCGCAACTCCGGTCTGGGCATCACCACCCCCTCGGCGAACCTCACCGGGTTCCTCACCACCGGCGACACACAGCTCATCGACTGGGGTGTCATGCTCGTCATCGGCATCCTCGTCGGCTCCTTCATCGCCGCCAAGGCCTCCGGCGAGTTCCGGGTCCGCGTGCCGGACAAGGGCACGATCATCAAGTCGATCATCGGCGGAATCGGTATGGGCGTCGGCGCGGCCATCGCCGGCGGCTGCACCGTCGGCAACGCCATGGTCTCGACCGCCCAATTCGAATACCAGGGCTGGGTGTCCATGGTCTTCATGATCGCCGGCGCCGGAATCGCGGCGAAGGCCACCATCAAACCGAAGCAGTCGCAGGTCGCAGCGCCCGCGGCAGAAAGCAGGACAGTATGA
- a CDS encoding sulfurtransferase TusA family protein, with protein MKQVLETDGQVCPFPLVEAKEAMNGLTAGDELVINFDCTQATEAIPQWAAENGYPVTHFDRVTDASWTITVQKA; from the coding sequence ATGAAGCAAGTACTCGAAACCGACGGCCAGGTCTGCCCCTTCCCACTCGTCGAAGCCAAAGAAGCGATGAACGGTCTCACCGCCGGTGACGAACTCGTCATCAACTTCGACTGCACCCAGGCCACCGAGGCGATCCCGCAGTGGGCCGCCGAGAACGGCTACCCTGTCACCCACTTCGACCGGGTCACCGACGCCAGCTGGACCATCACCGTCCAGAAAGCCTGA
- a CDS encoding class II glutamine amidotransferase gives MCRLLGFISPTPTTAGDLIGTDECRQWQSMGTVHDDGWGTAWIDTRAEAVARFRTPTEGADDPRLARALDTDVSEGRICHLRMATTGLADLEENTHPFLADGVAMAHNGSVHPIERLREFVSVAEADEVGGTTDSAIIFALVLQRLRQGESLLGSVVGTVRMLRAGFDHPGMNLLFLTLTEMIVVHATAGTQVPYLQGPLPPDHHDHYYRMSWRRFPDNAMIVSSSGLDHKGWSLIEQNTIMRLTVADGAETIVRL, from the coding sequence ATGTGCAGACTGCTCGGGTTCATCTCCCCCACCCCGACTACGGCCGGGGATCTCATCGGGACCGATGAGTGCAGGCAATGGCAATCGATGGGGACCGTCCACGATGACGGATGGGGCACGGCATGGATCGACACCCGCGCCGAGGCGGTCGCACGGTTCCGCACGCCCACGGAAGGGGCGGATGATCCCCGGTTGGCCCGGGCATTGGACACGGATGTCAGTGAAGGTCGGATCTGCCACCTGCGGATGGCGACGACGGGGCTGGCCGACCTCGAGGAGAACACGCACCCGTTCCTCGCCGACGGTGTGGCGATGGCGCACAACGGTTCTGTGCACCCGATCGAACGACTGCGCGAATTCGTCAGCGTCGCCGAGGCGGACGAGGTGGGCGGAACGACGGATTCGGCGATCATCTTCGCCCTTGTTCTGCAGCGGTTGCGGCAAGGTGAGTCGCTGCTCGGATCCGTGGTCGGGACAGTGCGGATGCTGCGGGCCGGTTTCGATCACCCGGGCATGAATCTGCTTTTCCTCACTCTCACAGAGATGATCGTCGTCCACGCCACCGCGGGCACGCAGGTGCCGTATCTGCAGGGTCCGCTGCCGCCGGATCATCACGATCACTACTACCGGATGAGCTGGCGGCGTTTTCCCGACAACGCAATGATCGTGTCCTCCTCGGGGCTCGACCACAAGGGGTGGAGCCTCATCGAGCAGAACACGATCATGCGGCTGACCGTCGCCGATGGGGCGGAGACGATCGTCAGACTGTAG
- a CDS encoding O-acetyl-ADP-ribose deacetylase — translation MKITVLEGDITEVAVDAIVNAANSSLLGGGGVDGAIHRAAGPALLEACREVRQTTHVRGLPPGQAVATSAGDLPARWVIHTVGPNRNAGEADPEILESCFESSLNLAEELGATSIAFPAIGGGVYGWSPRDVAEAAHSVIVDGRSRGRWESIDEVQFVLFSDQMTSVFCQIFDHDQW, via the coding sequence ATGAAGATCACGGTTCTCGAAGGCGATATCACCGAGGTGGCCGTCGACGCGATCGTCAACGCCGCGAATTCGTCCCTGCTCGGTGGCGGCGGGGTCGACGGAGCCATCCACCGCGCGGCCGGTCCCGCGCTCCTCGAAGCCTGCCGCGAGGTCAGACAGACGACCCATGTGCGCGGTCTGCCGCCGGGCCAGGCCGTGGCCACCTCGGCGGGAGATCTGCCCGCCCGCTGGGTCATCCACACTGTCGGACCGAACCGGAACGCGGGCGAGGCGGACCCGGAGATCCTCGAGTCCTGTTTCGAATCGAGCCTCAACCTCGCCGAGGAGCTCGGTGCGACCTCGATAGCCTTCCCCGCCATCGGCGGCGGAGTCTACGGTTGGTCGCCCAGAGACGTCGCCGAGGCGGCTCACAGTGTCATCGTCGACGGCCGGTCCCGCGGGCGCTGGGAATCGATCGATGAGGTCCAGTTCGTCCTCTTCAGCGATCAGATGACGAGCGTGTTCTGCCAGATCTTCGACCACGATCAGTGGTGA
- a CDS encoding VOC family protein, translating into MKVNRIIPDIAVDDIDAAREFYSGFLGLSSEEFNLGWVARFTSPETGASVQVLTEDETGQTNPVASVLVEDVDVAFAEAQEQGIEIIHPLTHEEWGVRRLFVRAPDGNVFNIVAHPE; encoded by the coding sequence ATGAAGGTCAACAGGATCATCCCGGACATCGCTGTCGACGACATCGACGCCGCGCGGGAGTTCTATTCGGGCTTCCTCGGGCTGAGCAGTGAGGAATTCAACCTCGGCTGGGTCGCACGCTTCACCTCCCCGGAAACCGGCGCCAGCGTGCAGGTGCTCACCGAGGATGAGACGGGGCAGACGAATCCCGTGGCCTCGGTGCTCGTCGAGGACGTCGACGTTGCCTTCGCCGAAGCCCAGGAGCAGGGCATCGAGATCATCCACCCGCTCACCCACGAAGAATGGGGAGTGCGACGGCTCTTCGTCCGCGCACCCGACGGCAACGTGTTCAATATCGTCGCGCACCCGGAGTGA
- a CDS encoding response regulator transcription factor has protein sequence MIRVVIVDDQELVRAGLRPLAERDGDITVVAEAANGRSGLSHVRELRPDVVLMDIRMPVMDGIEATRAIVDDAALNGVRVLMLTTFDEDENVFAAIRAGAAGYLLKDVSPSDLRAAIRAVAAGDALLSPSVTAGVMRAVAEGHSPDPIGHGLDELTEREVEVLSGIGRGLTNDEIAAELFLSPATARTYVSRLLTRLDARDRAALIVLAYETGLVRPGDATPR, from the coding sequence GTGATCCGCGTCGTCATCGTCGACGATCAGGAACTCGTTCGGGCCGGTCTGCGGCCCCTGGCCGAACGCGACGGTGACATCACGGTCGTCGCCGAGGCGGCGAACGGAAGGTCAGGCCTGTCGCATGTGCGGGAGCTGCGCCCCGACGTCGTGCTCATGGATATCCGCATGCCCGTCATGGACGGGATCGAAGCGACGCGGGCCATCGTTGACGACGCTGCGTTGAACGGGGTCAGGGTGCTCATGCTCACCACCTTCGACGAGGACGAGAACGTCTTCGCCGCCATTCGGGCGGGAGCCGCCGGGTACTTGCTCAAGGATGTCTCTCCCAGCGATCTGCGCGCCGCGATCCGCGCTGTCGCCGCCGGTGATGCCCTGCTGTCACCATCGGTCACCGCCGGGGTCATGCGGGCCGTCGCCGAGGGACATTCCCCCGATCCGATCGGCCATGGACTCGATGAGCTGACGGAGCGGGAGGTCGAGGTCCTCAGCGGAATCGGGCGTGGGCTGACCAATGACGAGATCGCCGCCGAACTCTTCCTCAGCCCCGCCACGGCTCGCACTTACGTCAGCCGGCTGCTCACTCGCCTCGATGCCCGGGACCGTGCCGCGCTCATCGTGCTCGCCTATGAGACGGGGTTGGTCCGGCCCGGCGATGCCACCCCTCGCTGA
- a CDS encoding sensor histidine kinase, translated as MGSADAGETGEERERLEPWLTDASLAVAVTLVISLVIAADAESSPLPGVAWAIGFGALLLLRRRLPLAVLAVTVFGIFAYYALDLPPIGMVLPAVGALYSTAEVRRTSWSVLGAAVLIAVSTFYRFDDLDPRAHLTGYGFVTELALAAAAIALGSVVRLVRETRTQSARIAALTSAEESRAAEARMHAERVRIARDLHDTIGHTLSVASLHTSVAGEAVDPDDRAAALERVRGATSEALRELRRTVRVLREESAGETDPGPASALGLASISSVIEAARAAGLDVTVDLDVDPGQLPRAVDAAAFRIVQESVTNVLRHSGANAAHVSAQVHGDELIVRIVDNGYGGTVDPEPGAGIRGMRERAGLLGGRLGVGPNDEGFTVTAHLPIDVEEEP; from the coding sequence ATGGGTTCGGCAGATGCTGGTGAGACGGGTGAGGAGCGCGAGCGCCTCGAGCCGTGGCTGACCGATGCTTCTCTGGCGGTTGCGGTGACCCTGGTGATCTCGCTGGTCATCGCCGCCGATGCCGAGTCGTCCCCGCTGCCCGGCGTCGCCTGGGCCATCGGCTTCGGCGCTCTGCTGCTCCTGCGTCGCCGACTGCCGCTGGCCGTACTGGCCGTGACCGTGTTCGGGATCTTCGCCTACTACGCTCTGGATCTGCCGCCGATCGGCATGGTCCTGCCCGCTGTCGGCGCTCTCTACTCCACTGCCGAGGTGCGGCGCACCTCGTGGTCCGTGCTCGGCGCCGCCGTCCTTATCGCGGTGTCGACGTTCTACAGGTTCGATGACCTCGACCCGCGTGCCCACCTGACCGGGTACGGCTTCGTCACCGAACTGGCGTTGGCCGCCGCCGCAATCGCCCTCGGCTCCGTGGTCCGCTTGGTCCGCGAGACCCGAACGCAGTCGGCGCGCATCGCCGCCCTCACCTCCGCCGAGGAATCCCGAGCCGCCGAGGCGCGAATGCACGCCGAACGGGTGCGCATCGCCCGCGACCTCCACGACACGATCGGCCACACCCTGTCCGTGGCTTCGCTGCACACCTCCGTGGCGGGCGAGGCCGTGGACCCGGACGACCGTGCGGCCGCACTCGAACGGGTGCGCGGTGCCACCTCGGAGGCACTGAGGGAACTGCGTCGCACAGTCAGAGTCCTCCGCGAGGAGTCCGCGGGCGAGACCGACCCGGGTCCCGCCTCGGCGTTGGGGTTGGCTTCGATCTCCTCCGTCATCGAGGCGGCCCGCGCCGCCGGCCTCGACGTCACGGTCGACCTCGACGTCGACCCCGGACAGCTGCCTCGGGCCGTCGACGCCGCGGCATTTCGGATCGTCCAGGAATCGGTGACGAACGTGCTCCGCCATTCCGGGGCGAACGCGGCCCATGTCTCCGCGCAGGTGCACGGTGACGAGCTCATCGTGCGCATCGTCGACAACGGTTACGGCGGAACCGTCGATCCGGAGCCCGGTGCCGGCATCCGCGGGATGAGGGAACGGGCGGGACTGCTCGGTGGTCGCCTCGGTGTCGGGCCGAACGACGAAGGGTTCACTGTGACCGCGCACCTGCCGATCGATGTCGAGGAGGAACCATGA